The stretch of DNA CAGGTCTTGGTAGAGTACGTTGGGGGTTTTAGAAATGAAATAGAGAGAAAAAACCAGGAGAAGAAAATGTTACTTTTCCCCTTTTTAGATTCCCCCTTACAAGTTTATCGAATAGCCTGCTCTCTTATGGCGAAATACCCGCGTTTGGGGGCATCCGATTCGATTATTGCTGCTACCGCCATGCATCATAAAGCTCTGCTCTTTACTCTCGACAAAGATTTCTCAGTACTTGAACCAGAAGGATTAAAACTGTTTTGAGAAAAACA from Deltaproteobacteria bacterium encodes:
- a CDS encoding PIN domain-containing protein, coding for MVLIDTSVWISLFRKRESDLGLKMWSLLHDNLIAICGQVLVEYVGGFRNEIERKNQEKKMLLFPFLDSPLQVYRIACSLMAKYPRLGASDSIIAATAMHHKALLFTLDKDFSVLEPEGLKLF